From the Triticum urartu cultivar G1812 chromosome 4, Tu2.1, whole genome shotgun sequence genome, the window AATCTCATCAATCATGACCCAATCGCTAAAAAGTCAGTAGAAGAGCAACAGTGTAGCTAGCCCATTATAACCTAATACAGCTTACCAATTATATATCCAATCCACGCAACCAACATCATAGAGTAGTTCCTAACAATCAATCAAAGACATTCGGCCAAAGAAAAATTCACAAAGGCATCCAATCAGTCAATTACCTTCACGGGGATGTTGAAATGGAACAGCCTGACCGCGCCGACCACCTCGGTAACTATCTCCAGCGGCACAGACCCAGCGGCGATGTCCCCAATCAGCTCGATCACGTCGTCCAATACCCTGCCAGCGTCCACCCACACCTCAGAAGAGGCATAGGTAAACCCTCTCGCCGCGAGCTCGCCGGATCCGGGGCGCGCAGTGCCTGAGCCGAGCAGACGGCCGCGGTACGAGACGGCGGCAGAGACGGCGCGGTAGCGGAGAGGGAGGAGGAAGCCGGGATTGCGGACGCGGAGGCTGAGCGCGAGGTTGAAGTCCAGCGCGGGGAAGGGCGGCGGGTTGACGCGGAAGCGGTCGAGGCGGATGTCGGCgacgcgggcggcgggggcggacGGGTAGAGGAGGAAAGCGAGGCCGGCGAGGAGCGCGAGGGCGAGGAGGAGCGGGAGCGTGCGGGCGGAGAAGCGCCGGATGCAGGGGATGCGCcgcgggcggaggcggcggaggcggacgAAGATGGGGGGCGGGTTGAGGAGGACGAGCGTCgggggaggcggaggcggaggaggaCCGGGGGCGTAGCCGTAGGCGGCGGCGGGGTAGGCGTAGTACGGGTGCGGGGGCTGGGGCTGGGGCTGCCCGAGGAGAGGCTGGGCGAGGTGGCCCGAGGGCTTCTCGCCGTCCGCCGGAGCTGATCCCATCGCCGGTGAAGTGGTTGCGGCTGGGAGACGATTTTGGTAGTGGCAATAACTTCCCGGCAGCTCGTGGCCACGGAGACTTTGTTAGATTCAATTGTTCATCGGAAAAATCAATCACAATTGACACATAAACGTCGCCTTCAACATGCCCCGCAAGACAATTTAACCTTTTTTTACAATCACAAGACAATTTAACCTCTTCTATAAAGACATTCACATTTACATCTAAGAAAAACAATTATAACCGACACGACACAATTGATTAATGAAAAGAAGGTTGTAGCTTAGGTGGACATGCATCGCTTTATCAAGAGTGAACTCATGTGCGACATCTATATTGCTCAAACCCAGTACCTTCTCATTTTTTGTCATCACAATAGACACTGCTTGAGAATTAATATTTTCAATGAATTGAACGAATATGTCCATCTCTCCGGGCATATGATTcctacatcgctatcgatgactCACTGATTTCCATTCAAGCCATAGCCTTACAATAAAAATCACACCTTGTGTTTTAGGTGTCTAGTTTTACCGGGTCCTCTCATATTAGTAACATGAACCTTAGAAACTCGAATGGTCCAAGGCACATGTGAGGCCAAACTTGTCATGGGTCATGTAACTCTTAGTAGCTATATTGCCCACAACCTTCTCCTTCTCAACATTTGCCTTTTGCCCGCTTGGCACAATTATAGTATTTGGCTTTTGTTGACTTTGCCTAGTGACGCGGGAATGAGGAATGGACGGAGACTCGGGCCCAAGAGAGGAAGGACCCAAAGAGGGACGGAAAGGGCACGGGAGTCGAGTCTGCCTATCGACTCGCTTCTCGGGACAACGCTCCCCCGAGAGCACCCAAGGAGGATAGTAAGCAGATTTAACCCAAGAGCCTCTCGTATATAAGGCGGACCCAGGGACCGACCCTACAAAGATCCACTTTCCAAAGCCCCACTCACCGTCGTCGGGTAGAGTGGGTTGTGATCTCTAGAATAGATCCCTGGTGCCATTATATATAATACCAAAGGAAGAAGTAAAGTTACCTCCTCCCCAGAGAGTTCAAACACATGTAAACTTGTTGTGTCTTCTCCTGAACCATTCAGTAAGACGGTGTTCGTCTCTACGGAACAATCAGTTGTCTCCTAACGGTACTGTGGCACGAAACTGACACCTAGCCAAACCCTTCCTTTTGGAAAGTCTCCTTTTGGTTGCCCAAAAGCTCATCAAGTTTTTCCTTGCCTTGAATGCAAGAAAACTAAACCTTTCTCAAGCTGAGCCTTGATTCTAGTTGAAGACAGTAGCGAGCTTGTCGGTGACAAGTCTTGTGAGACCGACAACACCAACAACCTTGTCTTGGGTAAAATCATCATCAGAGGTGTACCTTCTCCATTGAGTGCTCTTACCCTCGTATCACTCTGGTAGGGTTTGCCATCTttacaagaagaagaagaagaaaaagtgACTTGTATGAAATAAAAGCTGTCAAAGCCTTTTTATCTTTAGTGAGATACAAATCTGTCGAAGTACCgttcaaaaaataaataaataaaccgtTCAAAAAAAATATGTCGAAGTTTTCTCTCTTTTCTGTCACTGGGGGACTCAACCTAATGCACACTATTCACTTTAATGTTCATTTATCTAAACTGGCCAATGATTAGACCAATAGAGCCGAGAGCAATGCATCTATAAATCATGATAGTCACTCTGCAAACATCACCACAAGGAACTATCCATCATATAGCAAAAAATGTCCTCCAGAATGTACTACAATTCGGTGGTCCAGAGACCacgatgtaatttttattatgtaTTTATGTTTGGAGtgttttgtactccctccgtctcaaaatataagaacgtttttaacactatactagtgtcaaaaatgttcttatattttgagacagagggagtacttcTGATGAACCTTTTATAATAGATCTGATATATAGTTCAGTAGATCGAGAATGACGCTGATAACTTTTGAGAGCTTGTTGTTAGGTTCCTTGACTGATTCCCAGGTTGAAGATGATTATAAGGATGATAAAGTGGTGCAACCAAAGGAGCAGAGCTCTGCTCAAACTGACCATAACGTGGAAGCAGTTGGTGCAAATGATAGCACTGCTGTATAACACCAATAATCCGGATGATTTAGCCATCTTTTGAACGTGTGACCATAAATCATGTTGTATTTGTATATTTATAGTGTTTTTGAGCTATAGGCAGAAAGCTGTATTCAATCACCCTGTTTCTTAAAGTATTTgtatatagaaaaccaaagtgtTCCCAGTTCAAAGTTCGTTCCTTACACGGCTACTGACGGTCGCCTTTAGCAAGGCAACTTCTCATACATGTCTAGGTTCAGCAAACCATATCTTGTCATGTCTATGAAGCAAAAGAAAGATACCCAGCACCAATCAAAAAGGACAGTATTCTCTCCCAAAACTGCTATCAGCAAACTATTAGTATGGTATTCATAGTCTCATGTCACAGCAGTTCACCTTGAGCTCACAACATTGTACACGGTTAGTCAAAGAGTAGGGTGAGAG encodes:
- the LOC125552953 gene encoding uncharacterized protein LOC125552953, whose translation is MGSAPADGEKPSGHLAQPLLGQPQPQPPHPYYAYPAAAYGYAPGPPPPPPPPTLVLLNPPPIFVRLRRLRPRRIPCIRRFSARTLPLLLALALLAGLAFLLYPSAPAARVADIRLDRFRVNPPPFPALDFNLALSLRVRNPGFLLPLRYRAVSAAVSYRGRLLGSGTARPGSGELAARGFTYASSEVWVDAGRVLDDVIELIGDIAAGSVPLEIVTEVVGAVRLFHFNIPVKGLMSCSVNVSPGTQSIISQDCY